The genomic window CCCTTAGCTGCTCCCAGCTGCTATGACTTTCTCATAGTCAAAGATTTCATTTTGCCCAATTCAGCACACTGAAAAGTCACTTGGGGCAAAGAAACTAGTGAACTGCTTGTCATGGAAAAAGGCTGAGATGCTTTGCGATCCAGACCCCAAGGAAACCACTATCAAAAAGATGAAGATAAGAAAGTGAACAGGGGAAATGggctgggggatgggggaggcTGAAATTTCCAAagatcaggaagaagaaaactcaaagaccttgaatatAAACAGATGAATCTacagagaaaacataaagaaCATGAAGAAATATGGCTTTCAAATCCAGCAAACAAATTCtgacatctaaaaataaatactGCCAAATAAAGGGAAATGATCCAACAATTGAGACAGAGGACTCTGAGGAATGCGAGAACATGGAATCACAATATTCCTGAGTAGATCAAAAGAGAACTGAGAATTAAGAAAGCAGAATTTATAACCTATACAGCAAAAGGGATGGATGGAACAAAAACCTGCAATCTGTAATAGCACCAAAGTGAAGAAAGAGCAATAgtttaaaaatgcaaatgtatAAAAGTGAAGGATAATCTAGGAGAGGAAAAAgcatcattaaaagaaaatattttccctaGTCAAACAAAACATAGCAATCTCAAAGACATaatatgagagacaatttaaggatcataggtctcccagaagaatatgATGGGGCAAAAACTTTAACACCATgatgaagaaaggaatgaaagagtcCAATAGATGGCAAACAGAAGAAAGTGATGACCCTTgtggtctcagaaagagaaaaggaagtaggtCTTTGTGGCCACAGGAGGTGTTTTCATTGGTGAATGCTCCTATAAGTGAGGAGAGAAGTCCTGTGAAGTCAGAAGGGGAATTGTGCTAGGTATGGCCTAGGGGATTAGGTGTTTGAAAAGTCTCCTCCTACCTCAGGAGGAGGTAAGTTGGAACTCCTATAAGCAGTTGACACCTCAGGGTAGAAGAGAGCTTTACCTAGGGAGATTTGGGggcaaataggaaaagaaaggtaACCAAGGAAGGGTATGTATCCGTGGTGGGCTGCAAAATCAGGGATATGGTGGGGAAGGAGCCCCACTGTGGGACAGTATTCTCTCTGACACCTaaaattattgaaaatattttgagaatgaggcacaatggaaaagagaaattccagcTCTACAAGGCTATGGCAAGAAGTGCCTAAAGGGAAGAGCCTAGAATTAGATATGTTCAAAGCTTTGATTATAataagaatacagaaaaaaagagaaagaccagATAATAAGggtcatgaatcagagaatgggggtctagaaagacagaaagaatgaataataaaaagaGTGAGAGACATCCTTTTTGGAAAAgtggcacaaaaaaaaaatgaaattttaaaaactactgAGCAGTACTAGATCTGTTAAAGGGAGAATCTATATGGGTGGGAAGAATTAAATAACCAGATATATGCAGGAGTAAAAGGAAGGGATGAGGGGTGAAGGGAAGAGTACCAGTGGTAATAGGAccactttttaaaagattaagGTAAAGCCTTTGATAAAGTACTACCCTCTTTTATGCTAAAAAACCTTACAAAGTATAGTCATAGAGAGGGGATAGCCTTAGTTGATCTTCTTAGCTACCCTGATTGAAACAAGGTCACTACTTTGaccttattttgttctttttttctcacagtgaagaaggaagaaggcatGTGATggcatgtaatatatattataacatataatatatattataatacattatatataaatattataatatataatcacACTTATGTGAGAAGCATAGAGTGAAGTGCTgggcactggacttgaagtctggaagatctgggttAAAATATCCTCTCTGATACTTGGTGACCctgttcctcattttcttcatctataaaatgaggggggtggatCCAATtgcttttaaggtctcttccatgtCTAACGTTATTATCCAATTAAAGTGTATTTTCCCCTTAAACAATTTTTCTTGCCAGCTAAGtctttgggttgttttttgttttttattttggcaCATAGTGTTATATGACTGGTTCAGTCGCTTAATCATGCTCTTAccacagaggtgtcaaacatacaacaaagaaccaaattaaaatgtaattagaaaatatttaattaaataaatcaaAATGCAATACTACATAatgtcaatttgtggttttcaCAATGattggtttctatttgagtttgatactattATTGTAGGCAACTCTCTGATCATATTTTCAGGAATGGTACCAACCTAGATTAGTAGATGTTTCCTTCTaggtctagtccctatccctatccctaccACTATCCCTGTCTTTGTTTGAATAGTAGTCCTGACTCTTCCTCTCTACTGATAGTAGATTGGGGTgtagtgaaaaataaaatttacatttatatttccATAGTCAGATGCTCACAGCTATAGAATCTTGTCTTTTAGAGCATTGAGTCTTAGGAGAGGGAGAtttgaatttggatgggaaaaatatttgttttaatttcaagCTTTAtttctaattgttcctttttaagttaatttatttatttttagttttcaacatttacttccataagttttaaatttttcccctccctccctgctccttccccaagacagcctgcaatCTAATATATAGGCTTtgtatatacattcctattaaatatattttcacattagtcatgtggtatagaagaattataatgaatgggagagaccatgagaaggaaaaaaaaacaaaacaaaaaaagaaaatagtctgcttcactctgcattcagatggggaaaatatttttttttaaacaagtctTTATTTAATAAATTGGTAGGACAGTGAACATTCAAACAGTATAGAAAAGACAATCAGTGTTCACAGGGATTTACCAGTTTTGTTCAGACTGAGACCACATGACAAAAGCCTCATCTgcccaataaattaaaaaacaacaacaacacttagAGTTACTGGGAAGTTATTGCACTGTCCTTAAAGAGACACCAAGATGAAGACAACTGTAGTCCAACTTTTTTCTGTGCCTAGGGCATCTTAACACAGGCTCTTTGGCAGCTCCTCTGTTTCCACCTGCCTCAGAGGACTGAGCCAATAAGCCACTTTGTGCTTGCTTTTATTCCTTCAACTGTCTTActtcagaatgatgttttaagTAGTTGCATTTTCTCACTTAACTCACAGTACTGAAGATTAGAACTAGTGCAAGTTAAGGTATTGACCATTCAagttaattttttcccccttcaacaCCCCAGACAGAAGACAATTTCCCAAAACTATATCCCGCTTCAGTAGCATTTCTTATATGATAACATAATAATCTTGGCTCAAATTTCCTAAAGTTAAGAATCTTAAGATTTTGCACTGTTTGATTCTTTGCTTTTTCGGCCGCTTGGTGATTTCGAAGAATTTGCTATGATCCAAGGATGTTCAAGGACCTCCTTGAGTGTCAGCCTTTGGTAAGGATTATGCTTCAAAAGTCTTGAAATGAGATCTCTAGCCCCTTCTGTTACAAAGTCAGGGAATTTATATTCAACCTTTGAAATGCTTCTGTAAGTTTCTTGATAAGTTTCTGCCTCAAAAGGAGGTTTTCCAACTAGAAATTCATAGCACAGAACTCCAAGACTCCAAAGATCTACCTTTTCATCATGCATCCTGCTTTCAATCATCTCAGGAGGTAGATAGTCAAGTGTGCCACAAAGAGTTGTCCTCCTAGATGATGGGGCATGAACTGACCAGCCAAAATCTGCAATCTTCAGCTCTCCATCTGATCCAAGTAGTAAGTTCTCTGGCTTAATATCACGATGAATCACCTTTTTTGAGTGGCAGTATGATAAGGCATCTGCCAGTTCTGTGATATAAGTAGCCGTTCTCTGTTCACCAAACTTTGAAAGCTTTTGAAGCTCTCTATAGACTTCTCCACGAGGTGCATATTCTAGAATTAGGTAAACTCTTGTGACATCATGAAAATAACCGTATAATCTCAGAATATTAGGATGCCTAAGATGAGACCGTATTTCTACTTCTCGCCTCAGCTGATGTTCAACTCCTGCTTTTTCCAGATGGGACTTAAAAAGCACTTTAAGTGCCAGGATAAACTTGCTTTGCTTCTCTCGTGCCAAGTAAAcacttccaaactttccttttcCCAAAGGGCGACCAATTTGAAAGTCATCCAATGCCCACtgccttttttttgtttcctcatttttctgcCTTGGTGGTTCTCCCTTTCCAGAAGTGTTTGCTGACGCTGGTGTCTGAGACTGCTCAGTGTTTAGAGTGCTATTTGGTGTTCTTGATACAGGATGAATTACAGGTGCTGGTTGTAACTTCTGTGGCTGTTGAGTGTGAATTGCTTTATGACTGGAGATATTCTTTTGTGCCTGGGAAGAAACTAGAAGAGTATTTGATGAACATAAGACTCGCTGAGCTTGCCCACTACTTGTAGGTAACCGATTCTGAGAAGAAATCTGCTGAGTCACAGGCACACGCTTTGGACCTTCCCCAAGTGGAGTCATCTTGTTGCTAGGTCCTGAAACACTGTTTTCTTTAGATTTCTCCATGTTGCGTCTTCTCGTACTTTTCccaggagagattaaaaaaaacctccGGCCTCAAGTCACATCCGCTCACTAGGTCGCTGGAAAAGAGAAatcagggaaaatattttttaattatttagacagaattgatttcctttgtaatcctgcatgttttttactttatacatttaaaaacattattgttaATGGGGtacataacaaaaaaaattaagaaccctgTTTCTAAGAAACTCTACCCCCTTTCCATCTGTTATTGTTTAGTGGTATCCCTCTATTCATTACCCCTTGGACCATAgaacaccaatactgtccatggggttttcttggctttcttggtttgccattcccttctccagtggattaaggcaaactgaagttaagtgacttgcccagggtcacactgctactaactatctgaggctggatttgaattcagatctttctgactccaggcccagcactctatccactgagctatatAGCTGCTTCCTTTTAtacagtacttactatgtgctaggcactgtgataagaactatacaattattatctcatttgatcctcacaacacaaCTGGGAactaagtgttattattatcctcattatatagatgagcacctgaagcaaacaaaggttagGTGACTCGGGTAGTGagatatagctagtaaatgcctgagactagatttgaacttggatcttcctgattctaggaccagaattctgtccactgtatcacctatCTTTCCCACTTTCCATCTCCACTTATTTAAAGATACTGGCTGCACTTTATGGGCAACACAATGTTGTTTTTGCCTTAGTGACTTTGAGTCTAATCTTCGTGCACATGACTCCATTGCAAAGTGAATATAATATATGACTCCactataatatgaaataagattggaaaaggagattgaaCCCATAATGTGGAAGGTCTTAAAATCTAGGCTGaggatttgtattttatcctggaagcaataggggAATCACTGGAAGTTTTTTAATGGGCAGTGTCTTGCATGGTCAGATCTCTGTTTCAAATAGAGAGTTTTGGTAACTGTGGATGGAATGAAGAGGACAGAACCTGAAAGCAGAGAAACCAGTTAGGAGACTATTGTAGTAATATGGGTTTGACATTAAGACTTTATAATGGTTTATATAATATGATGGGACAGCTAAATGGCTCATTGGAGAGGGTGGAGGTctagaaacaggaagacctgagttcaaatcaagcttcaAACACtacttctgtgaccctgggcaagttaattaacctctgtttgccttaattcattagagaaagaaatggcaaatcactgcagtatctttgccaagaaaaccccacaatatggtccatggggtcacgaagactcagacacaactgaacagcaacaatgtaATATGACAATATTATGTATTCTATAATGTCATATATAAGACTTTTTAATAGCGTATagtatgtgtgagtatgtgacagatgttgtagaagtagaattgacaagatttgacaCCCTATTAGGTATAGGGGATGAGAAAGTGGGAGATTTTGTTCACTGACTATCTGAGAAAGCAAAATGCTGTTTTGGAGAACTGAAACTATATTTATAAGGTCTTAAAATAGGAGCTGGGTGTGTAATAAGGGGACATTATCTATGTCTTAGCTCAAGAACCATCTTGGTTCTTGTATATGGACTCTTGTTCAATTATTTcaactgtgtccaactctttgtgacctcatttggggttttcttggcaaaggcattggtctgccattttcttctccagttcattttatagatgaggaactgagataaattgaatttagtgacttgctcaggatcacacacccagtgttgggggacagctctggaccggggtcccccgtgaggaccgtgagacgcctgagggtccaaacctgcttacgtggcaggctagctgTTCTAGCAAGCcatggggtactgggatggccctggtaacaggctggctccacccacggggaggcacttgggaggagctcgcccgcccatgggaggtacgggggaggagacaggggataataaaaggggatgaccatgagagctggggagagagaaacggaataaagcttgctggctgcaactcctttcgggtgctctgcctgtttattcccctcccccaacagggagagggaattccctcccccgaaccaggaggagggccggagacgtccgaggaccggggataggtaagtagaaggcgaaggcccgggagtcgccccgggcaacccagtaagtctctgaggccagatttgaactcaggaagatgagtcttcctgactttaggcccagtactctatccactgtaccagctaaCTGTACCTATGTGGACTCTAAACAAGGCTAGTCTTCCCAGATACAGTTAATATCCTGTGCTGGGAAAATTCTTGAGTGTCCCCTAGTACTTTTGGACATTTCTCTTTGGAAGAGAAAGTTCATATTGTGTTTAAACTGCTAGTACTTCAGTAAGTCTTAATTAGTTATTTTCTTAGGTGAACTAGTGGATAAAAGAAAGATTTGGCACCATTCTTCATTAAATGGTTTATTATGGTATTTGGGGGAGATAATATGAACCTAGTTGAGAATGGTATTTAAAGCTTTAACCCTAAGTGAAACATGCATTAGCAAATGCCCAGTAAAGTTCCCATCGTTTCTTTGAACAAACAGAATCCCAACATTTCTTTAAATAAACAGAATCCCATCATTTCTTTAAATAAACAGAATTGTCATATCCAAATtctcaaactcctagaaaaaactGCCTCCATTTGCTCCCTCCATTTTCACCTTTTTCACTTATGGTTCAACATTTTATACTCTGATTTCCAACCTTATTATtccttatggcacagtagtatttcgTTACGTTCATAGACCATAATTTGTTAAGCCATTTGTGAATTGAGGCCAGCCCCCTactttccagttctctgccaccacaaaaggagctgctataaatatttttgtatatatagttcccttttatctttctttgatctctttagggtatagGACTAACAatgatattgctagatcaaatgATATACATAGTTTGAAAACTTTTTTGACATAGTTCTAAAGGCAGAATTAATTTAGAGTGGCTATACCAATTCACAGTTTCAACAATCATCCATTAAGGTGTGtgttttcccatagccccttcaacatgtattattttcctttttgtttatttcactaATCTGATGCatgtgagatagtacctcagaattggtTTAATTAggatttttctaattattagtaatttgcaGCACTTTTACACAGCTATTAATACAttagatttcttcccttgagaactgctttttcatatcatttgaccatttataaactgGACActgctaatgatctcttaattgccaaatctgatggtctttgCTCTGTCTTCATTATTACTCACCACTTTTTCCTGCCTACCTTCCTCTCATGAcacttttctctcctggttctcctacctgttTGTTTATTCCTTCTTGGTCTTCTTTGCTGAATGGCAAATCATCCATATCATATGCCCTAACTATGGAtgttccctcagtttctttcttggcCCCatattcttattcttctttctctttcttggttatctcattagctcccatcgatatgggggggagggggggtatgtatgtgtatctctcCGTATCTCTCtttttgtatgtatatctatacatttatatctatatctacaatCTGTGTTGTGCTGATATATCTTGATCCctaatttctctcctgagctACATTCCTGCAATACCATTTGCctatcagacatctcaaactgaataaactgtggttATTTGacacttaacatgtccaaaactgaactcattatctttccaagATCCATCCCTTTCCCAAACTTCAGCATCATCATCGACTTctccaattgccaaatcttgctatttctaccACTATGTTTCACACCCGATCCCTTGTCTCTATTCACACAGCCAATGCTTTAGTTCAGGTTCTCCTCACTGATTGTCTAAATTACTGTAGTTGCTCTTTTGCCTTAGGTTATTCCCCACTCCAGTCCGTCTTCCACAGTGGCTGATACAGATCTAATGATGTCACACTCCTATAAACAACTCTAGTAGCTTCCTATAGTTTCAAAAGTAAACTGTTCagtttttttaaagctctttacaactttACCCTAACCTGTTTTTCCAGCCCTTATTGAACATTACTCCCCCTCTCACACACTTTGATCctctcaaattctcttcctcactcaaaacatttTATCTTCTCTCTGTGATTTTTGGGCTGGCTTTCCcgccatgcctggaatatacttctTACCTTTGCCTCATAGAATTCCTTCTTCCTCACAAataccactttctacatgaaatcATTCCTGATTCTCTCAACCGCTAGTACCCTTCCTCTCAgactaccttatatttaactacctgatatttatttatatttatttccctTATATTCTGTATTTACTTGTTATCTCCATTAGAATCTACATTTTTCGAGTGAGAATTGTCTCACTTCTTATACTTGTTTGCTCTGAACCTAGTATAGTACcatcacatagtaaatgcttgttgattgattaacaaTGAATTTGTGTAATATTAGATTATTAAgttacagattttttaaaaaaaatcttctaataAAATCATGGCTCCTTGAAGTATTAAAGTGCTGTTTTCACTAGTAGCACTGTTAGTAGGAGTAAGTTTCAATAGAGTTAAAAGAAAATCCCAATTCTAGATTAAACTTGCATTTTTCAAGGCTTTCCCCTACAGGCTCAGGATTCTTCCTCACCTCTAGTTGATACCTATTTGGATGTTTCTGATGAGAAACAGTGAAAAGTTTCCATAAGCAAAATCACTAAGGAACTCTTAAGCAAAAGATTGTTCCCTGAAACACAAGATTACCATTTTGTGAATGCTACAGAAGAATGTGAGGCATTGGTAAAACTTTGGAAAAGTATCATAAAAGAGTTTGAATTTCAATGCATTGTTTGATGTCCTTGTATTGGAGCTTATGAGCACTAGCATCTGTTTTCTTAGCTCATTTTGTTTAATTTAGATTCAGTCCAGTGTAGCATTGTATATAGACAGATGGCCTGAAAaccagaaagatctggattcaagtcatgCTTTTAACACATAAAAATAtctctatgatcctgggcaagtcatttaacttcttagtgctCTGAGTAACTCTCTGAGACTACAAGCTACACAGAACCTATTGACCTTCACTGGCAGAGGGAATTATCACAaatgagagttccctataccaatgaaatcataggtctactCCCTATCCCTTATACTCAGAAACACTTTGTATTACTAAATTTCTACCCATATGCCTCTTCATGCTATGGAGGTGATCCTGAAATCTAGAAGGCTATATTAGCAAAGTATAAACTCTGGCGGGTCTACTATATTGGTTTTCTGGGCAATCTGGCAAGCCCATTCTCAGGATGTGCTTATAGCAAAGCAGCTAAAAAGCCTGTCCTACTTTTCCCTCTATCCAGGGGTGGAAGGTGGGGGAGACTTCACTTCTCTGAAACTATCTATAGTCCTTAAGGGGAATATAGCTGAAATAGCACCAAACTCCACTTCATCTCTTTGTCTCCACTTTATCAAACACCACAAATCTCCACTTTAA from Notamacropus eugenii isolate mMacEug1 chromosome 1, mMacEug1.pri_v2, whole genome shotgun sequence includes these protein-coding regions:
- the LOC140518011 gene encoding aurora kinase A-like codes for the protein MEKSKENSVSGPSNKMTPLGEGPKRVPVTQQISSQNRLPTSSGQAQRVLCSSNTLLVSSQAQKNISSHKAIHTQQPQKLQPAPVIHPVSRTPNSTLNTEQSQTPASANTSGKGEPPRQKNEETKKRQWALDDFQIGRPLGKGKFGSVYLAREKQSKFILALKVLFKSHLEKAGVEHQLRREVEIRSHLRHPNILRLYGYFHDVTRVYLILEYAPRGEVYRELQKLSKFGEQRTATYITELADALSYCHSKKVIHRDIKPENLLLGSDGELKIADFGWSVHAPSSRRTTLCGTLDYLPPEMIESRMHDEKVDLWSLGVLCYEFLVGKPPFEAETYQETYRSISKVEYKFPDFVTEGARDLISRLLKHNPYQRLTLKEVLEHPWIIANSSKSPSGRKSKESNSAKS